CTTCAGCGGCAGGGGCTTCCAGTTGATGGCCATATGGAATATCTAGTAAAATGATGCAGCGCGGAGGTGGCCTATGACCGGTATCCAGCTGATCCGGACCGAAAACCTGGTGAAGACCTATCCGATGGGATTGTCGCAGATCACGGCCCTGAACAACGTCAGCCTCATTTTCGGGGCCGGCGAATTTTCCGGCCTGGTCGGTCCGAGCGGTTCGGGGAAAACAACCCTGCTCAACATCGTCGGCTCCCTGGATACTCCCACCTCGGGCAGCGCCGAAGTGCTGGGGCGCCAAATCGAGAAGCT
The Candidatus Aminicenantes bacterium genome window above contains:
- a CDS encoding ATP-binding cassette domain-containing protein; protein product: MGLSQITALNNVSLIFGAGEFSGLVGPSGSGKTTLLNIVGSLDTPTSGSAEVLGRQIEKLSHREAAELRNHSIGFIFQTFNLLPVYTAYENVEFP